A genomic segment from Scytonema millei VB511283 encodes:
- a CDS encoding DUF423 domain-containing protein, producing MGQFFLAIAAIFGGLSVGVGAFGAHALKEKLTERSLEIFETGARYQMYHALALLLVALLIRTSGEEFAQPALIAAGWNFMIGILIFSGSLYALSLTGIKVIGAITPLGGAAFIAGWGALAIAALNNK from the coding sequence ATGGGTCAATTCTTTCTGGCGATCGCTGCTATATTTGGTGGTTTATCTGTTGGTGTAGGAGCCTTTGGCGCTCATGCTCTAAAAGAAAAATTAACTGAGCGATCGCTAGAAATTTTTGAAACTGGTGCTAGGTATCAAATGTATCATGCTCTAGCACTTTTACTCGTGGCTTTATTAATTAGAACCAGTGGCGAAGAATTTGCTCAGCCTGCATTAATAGCCGCCGGCTGGAATTTTATGATTGGAATTCTAATTTTTTCTGGCAGTTTGTACGCCTTAAGTTTAACAGGAATTAAGGTCATCGGTGCAATTACTCCACTGGGAGGAGCAGCTTTTATTGCTGGGTGGGGTGCATTGGCGATCGCAGCTTTAAATAATAAGTAA
- a CDS encoding orange carotenoid protein N-terminal domain-containing protein, with protein MTYATDESTKRSLEQFSRYDADTQLGLLWFGYLDLKDKLTPANETSTQDTAAAVFDQFVALSPEEQLQAQRDIVNRADTDLSRAYSALASSGKLDLWLRLAQGMEDGRIIGVPSDYEPPAETNEFVEQIKQLEFEQRLNFMRSAVVEMGAK; from the coding sequence ATGACTTACGCAACTGATGAAAGTACAAAGCGATCGCTAGAGCAGTTTAGCCGTTATGATGCCGATACTCAACTTGGATTGTTGTGGTTTGGGTATCTCGATCTTAAAGATAAGCTAACACCTGCAAACGAGACTTCCACACAGGATACCGCAGCAGCAGTATTCGATCAATTTGTTGCACTGTCACCTGAAGAACAGCTGCAAGCACAGCGCGATATTGTTAATCGTGCTGACACAGATCTTAGCCGTGCCTACAGTGCTTTGGCTTCTAGTGGCAAATTAGATCTTTGGTTGCGCTTAGCACAAGGAATGGAAGACGGCAGAATTATTGGCGTACCCTCTGATTACGAACCACCCGCAGAGACAAATGAGTTTGTAGAGCAAATCAAGCAGCTTGAATTTGAACAGCGACTGAATTTTATGCGTAGCGCTGTTGTCGAGATGGGCGCTAAATAA
- a CDS encoding retropepsin-like aspartic protease family protein: MKQLLRLFLPLAGIALFQTTAIAQEADGCFMLDSSGQTIDLSTVCGQQKKNSAHASEFQAKIKRRESGIPVIDVTFNGQQKFEMLLDTGASQTTITTEMAQALGVVPIGMHKAQIANGDIVEFPIGQVASMSVGKAIVREPKVSITEGDPLLGQNFFEDYDVVIRRDMVEFQPR, from the coding sequence ATGAAACAATTACTGAGGCTATTTCTTCCCCTAGCTGGAATCGCTCTATTTCAGACAACCGCGATCGCTCAAGAAGCAGACGGGTGTTTTATGCTTGACTCTAGCGGACAGACAATTGACTTATCTACCGTTTGCGGTCAACAAAAAAAAAATTCGGCTCATGCAAGCGAATTTCAAGCAAAAATCAAGCGCCGCGAAAGTGGAATACCAGTTATTGACGTAACTTTTAACGGTCAACAAAAATTTGAAATGCTTTTAGACACGGGAGCTTCTCAAACCACCATCACAACTGAGATGGCGCAGGCGTTAGGAGTCGTTCCAATTGGTATGCACAAAGCACAAATTGCCAATGGCGATATTGTAGAATTCCCCATTGGACAGGTCGCTTCGATGAGTGTCGGCAAGGCTATAGTTCGCGAGCCAAAAGTTTCGATTACTGAAGGAGATCCACTATTAGGACAGAACTTCTTTGAAGATTATGACGTAGTCATTAGGCGAGATATGGTGGAATTTCAGCCGCGTTAA
- a CDS encoding CoA-acylating methylmalonate-semialdehyde dehydrogenase — protein sequence MSSATILQNYINGEWCDSSATEYLDIVNPATTEVLAQVALGTSADVDRAAIAAANAFGSWRRTPATERIQYLFKLKALLDENFEDIARTITQECGKTLEESKGEMQRAIENVEVACGIPILMQGQYSEDIAKGIDEFVIRQPVGVAAVIAPFNFPGMIPFWFLPYAIACGNTYIIKPSEKVPLTMQKVMHLIEQTGLPKGVVNLVNGAKEVVDAILDHAAIRAISFVGSTPVARYVYSRATANGKRAQCQGGAKNPVIVLPDADIEMTTRIVADSAFGCAGQRCLAASLAVTVGEAGKTFTEAIAQAATSRVVGYGLDSGVQMGPVITAESQSRIKHLVEQGIATGAKPLVDGREPLISDYPDGYFIKPTILQDIDPASAIARTEIFGPVLGLIHLDTIDAAIQFINSGQYGNMACLFTSSGAAARKFRYEAEVGNIGINIGVAAPMAFFPFSGWKESFFGDLHGQGHHAVEFFTQTKVVVERWRQNWSRQF from the coding sequence ATGAGTTCCGCCACAATTCTCCAAAACTACATCAATGGCGAGTGGTGCGACTCTAGTGCAACTGAATATCTAGATATCGTCAATCCTGCCACAACCGAGGTACTAGCTCAAGTTGCCTTGGGGACATCCGCAGACGTAGATCGAGCTGCTATCGCTGCTGCTAATGCTTTTGGTAGTTGGCGACGCACGCCAGCCACGGAGCGAATCCAATACTTATTTAAACTCAAAGCTCTATTAGACGAAAATTTTGAAGACATAGCTCGGACAATTACCCAAGAATGCGGTAAGACTTTGGAAGAGTCAAAAGGGGAAATGCAACGAGCAATTGAGAATGTGGAAGTTGCCTGCGGTATCCCAATTTTGATGCAGGGACAGTACTCGGAAGATATTGCTAAAGGAATTGACGAATTTGTCATTCGCCAACCTGTAGGAGTTGCCGCAGTTATTGCACCATTTAATTTCCCTGGAATGATTCCGTTTTGGTTTTTACCCTATGCGATCGCCTGTGGTAATACATATATCATCAAACCTTCGGAGAAAGTCCCGCTGACGATGCAAAAAGTCATGCACCTCATAGAACAAACGGGACTGCCAAAGGGTGTTGTCAATTTAGTTAATGGTGCAAAAGAAGTTGTCGATGCAATTTTAGATCATGCAGCGATTCGGGCGATTAGTTTTGTCGGTTCCACACCTGTGGCTCGATACGTATACAGTCGTGCCACTGCAAACGGCAAACGCGCTCAATGTCAAGGAGGAGCAAAAAATCCAGTCATCGTGTTGCCGGATGCAGACATAGAAATGACAACTCGGATTGTTGCTGATAGTGCTTTCGGTTGTGCGGGACAGCGTTGTTTAGCAGCTTCCTTAGCTGTGACAGTAGGAGAAGCAGGAAAAACATTCACAGAGGCGATCGCCCAAGCTGCAACTTCTCGCGTTGTCGGTTATGGTTTAGATTCAGGCGTACAGATGGGACCCGTAATTACGGCTGAAAGTCAGTCGAGAATTAAGCACTTAGTAGAGCAAGGTATCGCCACAGGTGCGAAACCACTCGTAGACGGTCGAGAACCGCTAATTTCTGATTATCCTGACGGTTATTTTATTAAACCAACAATCTTACAAGATATCGATCCAGCAAGTGCGATCGCCCGTACTGAAATTTTTGGTCCCGTTTTAGGACTCATTCACCTCGACACTATAGATGCTGCGATTCAGTTTATCAATAGTGGTCAGTATGGTAACATGGCTTGCCTATTTACCTCATCTGGCGCAGCTGCAAGAAAATTTCGCTACGAAGCCGAAGTTGGTAATATCGGGATTAATATTGGTGTTGCCGCACCGATGGCATTTTTTCCCTTTAGCGGTTGGAAGGAAAGCTTTTTTGGGGACTTGCACGGACAAGGACACCATGCCGTTGAATTTTTCACCCAGACTAAAGTTGTTGTAGAGCGCTGGCGACAAAATTGGTCGAGACAGTTTTAG
- a CDS encoding bifunctional pantoate--beta-alanine ligase/(d)CMP kinase, with translation MRLFATVAALRCYLSVLKAEAKRNLAASAEISIGLVPTMGALHAGHLSLMQRARQENDIVVVSIFVNPLQFGPTEDYQQYPRQLESDRQLCDRAGVDVIFAPTAEDLGIGKRAEGAEGAEGAIFNRQPSTDKQLPITNYQLTQVVPPEEMTSVLCGKSRPGHFQGVATIVTKLLNIVQPSRAYFGQKDGQQLAIIRRLVRDLSLSVEIVGCPTVREASGLAMSSRNQYLTLEQREQASYIYRSLQHAQAAFIAGERDRQTLLTTVEQVLALAEGVAVEYLELVHPDTLRPVNRVEEAGTIAVAARVGTTRLIDNIILRDRQPIVAIDGPAGVGKSTVSRSVARELGLVYLDTGAMYRALTWLVLESGISVTDRCAIAELANRCEIQLAASVDAAQPVRVWINDREVTSAIRSLDVTANVSAIAAIPEVRQVLVKQQQQWGQKGGLVAEGRDIGTQVFPDADLKIFLTASVQERAKRRQQDFLAQGQPQISLEQLERDIAARDWQDSNREVAPLKKAAGAVEIITDAKSITQVIAEIVLQYDRVFARTD, from the coding sequence GTGCGTCTGTTTGCAACGGTTGCAGCGTTACGCTGTTACTTAAGCGTGTTGAAAGCAGAAGCTAAGCGAAATCTAGCCGCTTCAGCTGAGATTAGCATCGGTTTAGTGCCGACGATGGGTGCTTTACACGCCGGACATTTAAGCTTGATGCAACGGGCGCGGCAGGAAAATGACATTGTGGTAGTCAGTATTTTTGTCAACCCACTGCAATTTGGTCCCACAGAAGATTATCAACAATACCCGCGCCAACTAGAGAGCGATCGCCAGCTCTGCGATCGAGCTGGTGTTGACGTTATCTTTGCCCCCACTGCCGAGGATCTGGGGATTGGGAAGAGAGCTGAGGGAGCTGAGGGAGCTGAGGGAGCAATTTTCAACCGTCAACCGTCAACTGACAAGCAATTACCAATTACCAATTACCAACTGACTCAAGTTGTCCCACCGGAAGAAATGACCTCTGTATTATGCGGGAAGTCCCGTCCAGGGCATTTTCAGGGTGTGGCGACGATCGTGACTAAATTGTTAAATATTGTCCAGCCGAGCCGAGCGTATTTTGGTCAGAAAGACGGACAGCAGTTAGCCATTATTCGGCGGTTGGTGCGAGATTTAAGTTTGTCGGTTGAGATTGTTGGCTGTCCTACAGTGCGGGAAGCATCGGGCTTGGCAATGAGTTCTCGCAATCAGTATTTAACTCTAGAACAAAGAGAACAAGCATCATATATATATCGCAGTTTGCAGCACGCTCAAGCAGCTTTTATTGCCGGAGAGCGCGATCGCCAAACTTTATTAACAACTGTAGAGCAAGTACTTGCGCTGGCTGAGGGAGTGGCAGTAGAGTATCTGGAGTTAGTACATCCTGATACGTTACGACCAGTGAATAGAGTAGAGGAAGCAGGCACGATCGCGGTTGCCGCACGAGTAGGAACGACGCGGTTAATCGACAACATAATTTTGCGCGATCGCCAGCCGATTGTCGCCATTGATGGTCCAGCAGGAGTCGGCAAATCAACTGTATCGCGGTCGGTAGCCCGGGAGTTGGGGTTAGTTTACCTCGATACGGGAGCCATGTACCGCGCCTTAACGTGGTTGGTTTTAGAGTCGGGAATTTCAGTCACGGATCGGTGCGCGATCGCAGAACTAGCAAATCGGTGCGAAATTCAACTAGCTGCTAGCGTAGATGCAGCACAACCCGTCAGAGTTTGGATTAACGATCGCGAAGTGACTTCAGCGATCCGCAGTTTGGATGTCACGGCAAATGTATCTGCGATCGCGGCAATTCCAGAAGTGCGGCAAGTCTTAGTCAAGCAGCAGCAGCAGTGGGGACAAAAAGGCGGCTTGGTGGCGGAAGGAAGAGACATCGGCACGCAAGTTTTTCCCGATGCCGACCTGAAAATTTTCTTAACGGCTTCCGTGCAAGAAAGAGCTAAACGGCGACAGCAAGACTTTTTAGCTCAAGGTCAGCCACAGATAAGCTTGGAACAACTAGAACGGGATATCGCTGCGCGAGATTGGCAGGATAGCAATCGCGAGGTTGCACCATTGAAAAAAGCTGCTGGGGCAGTCGAGATTATTACTGATGCTAAGAGTATTACTCAAGTCATTGCAGAAATTGTCTTGCAGTACGACCGAGTTTTTGCGAGAACCGATTAA
- the petE gene encoding plastocyanin — translation MKLFAATLRRLGLAVLTIVLVASSFAFFSAPAAAETFQVKLGTDKGMLAFEPSKLTVKPGDTIEFVNNKVPPHNVVFDTAGTPNKSADLAKSLSHKQLLMTPGQSVSTTIPADAPAGDYTFYCEPHRGAGMIGKVTVAS, via the coding sequence ATGAAACTATTTGCTGCAACTTTGCGGCGCTTGGGTTTAGCTGTTTTAACCATCGTTTTGGTTGCTAGTAGCTTTGCATTCTTTTCTGCCCCTGCCGCTGCTGAAACTTTTCAAGTTAAGTTAGGTACAGATAAAGGGATGCTGGCGTTTGAGCCATCCAAGCTGACTGTGAAGCCAGGGGACACCATTGAGTTCGTCAACAACAAAGTGCCTCCCCACAATGTTGTCTTCGATACGGCTGGCACTCCCAACAAGAGTGCAGATTTGGCAAAATCCCTGTCCCACAAGCAACTACTGATGACCCCAGGTCAATCAGTTTCAACCACTATTCCCGCTGATGCTCCTGCTGGGGACTACACCTTCTACTGCGAACCTCATCGCGGTGCTGGAATGATTGGTAAAGTTACGGTTGCTAGCTAG